One genomic window of Quercus robur chromosome 6, dhQueRobu3.1, whole genome shotgun sequence includes the following:
- the LOC126732474 gene encoding GTPase ERA-like, chloroplastic isoform X1, translating to MELALLHTYPTLPSNTHYSHFDKVLTAPFNNKTLFPHSTRNPLFQFQFQARNFSRNGNNHSLILSEKELSELQIDEREYETEEEAETTSYSDDDSSFLSLSEKPDRNVALLDDYEMEELDYASNANHRSGYVAVLGKPNVGKSTLANQMVGQKLSIVTDKPQTTRHRVLGICSGPEYQMILYDTPGVIEKKMHKLDSMMMNNVRSAAINADCVLVLVDACKTPQKIDEVLEEGVGNLKDKPPTLLVLNKKDLIKPGEIAKKLEWYEKFTDVDEVIPVSAKYGNGVEDIKAWILSKLPVGPSYYPKDIVSEHPERFFVSEIVREKIFMQYHREVPYACQVNVVSYKTRPAAKDFIQVEVVVEKNSQKIILIGKEGKALKLLATAARLDIEDFLQKKVFLKVEVKVKENWRQDEGLLKYYGYGGQIRAM from the exons ATGGAGCTAGCTCTACTACACACATATCCAACTCTTCCTAGTAATACCCATTACTCCCACTTCGATAAAGTCCTCACAGCTCCATTTAACAACAAAACTTTATTCCCACATTCTACCAGAAACCCATTattccaattccaattccaagCCAGAAACTTTTCCAGGAATGGGAACAACCACAGCCTTATCTTGTCAGAAAAGGAACTATCAGAGCTCCAAATTGACGAACGCGAATATGAAACCGAAGAGGAAGCAGAGACGACGTCGTATTCGGATGACGACTCGTCTTTCTTGTCTCTGAGTGAAAAGCCCGACAGGAACGTGGCCTTGCTCGACGACTATGAAATGGAGGAGCTGGACTATGCTTCCAACGCTAACCATAGAAGCG GTTATGTGGCTGTACTTGGGAAGCCAAATGTTGGGAAGAGTACACTTGCAAATCAAATGGTAGGCCAAAAACTGTCGATAGTTACAGATAAACCTCAAACGACGAGGCACCGAGTTCTTGGTATATGTTCTGGCCCAGAGTATCag ATGATACTTTATGACACACCTGGTGTTATTGAGAAGAAAATGCACAAGTTGGACTCTATGATGATGAATAATGTCCGAAGCGCTGCAATCAATGCAGACTGTGTACTTGTTCTTGTTGATGCCTGTAAAACGCCCCAAAAA ATTGATGAAGTGTTGGAAGAAGGTGTAGGAAACCTCAAAGATAAGCCACCCACTTTGCTGGTTCTGAATAAGAAAGACCTAATTAAACCAGGGGAAATTGCAAAGAAACTGGAG tggtatgaaaaatttactgATGTTGATGAGGTCATACCTGTGAGTGCAAAATATGGCAATGGAGTGGAAGATATCAAGGCTTGGATACTATCAAAACTTCCAGTTGGGCCATCTTATTATCCAAAG GATATTGTTAGTGAGCACCCAGAAAGATTCTTTGTTTCTGAAATTgttagagaaaaaatatttatgcaATATCATCGTGAAGTTCCTTACGCATGTCAG GTGAATGTTGTGAGCTATAAAACCAGGCCAGCTGCAAAAGATTTTATACAAGTGGAAGTTGTTGTTGAAAAGAATTCTCAGAAGATCATCCTCATTGGGAAA GAAGGGAAGGCTCTGAAACTACTTGCAACAGCTGCTCGACTTGACATTGAAGACTTCTTACAGAAGAAAGTCTTTCTTAAG GTTGAAGTGAAGGTGAAAGAGAATTGGCGGCAAGATGAAGGGCTCTTGAAGTACTACGGCTATGGAGGGCAAATTCGAGCAATGTGA
- the LOC126732472 gene encoding lipid phosphate phosphatase epsilon 2, chloroplastic, with protein MSLRPTLLYRPNFNFFPSNTPKLKPINSSKLFVDSSVSKLSSLGGFVSNKGFSDINYRMFGTNNMVQLNSTCSLRGDEGDEGFQVLEQEAVVNGLSKLSPEFKPDGLEATLNRSSKWLVAALFGGVILWRHDVEAMWAAMGSVVNVMLSLKLKRILNQERPVSTLKSDPGMPSSHAQSIFFTVTFTFLSIIEWLGINEITIAIGVLALAFGSYLSWLRVSQLFHTVSQVVAGAVLGTIFSILWYFSWDAIVLKAFNSSFWVQAIVVLGAAGFCLGFLVHVVCYWLRDEDEISK; from the exons ATGTCACTGAGGCCCACTTTATTGTACCGACCCAACTTCAACTTTTTTCCCAGTAACACTCCTAAGCTCAAGCCTATAAATTCTTCGAAGTTGTTTGTTGATTCATCTGTATCAAAGTTGAGTTCTTTAGGTGGGTTTGTCTCAAACAAAGGTTTTTCTGACATAAATTATAGAATGTTCGGTACCAACAACATGGTTCAATTGAATTCAACTTGTTCTCTCAGAGGTGATGAGGGCGATGAAGGTTTTCAAGTGCTTGAACAGGAAGCAGTTGTTAATGGGTTGTCTAAGTTAAGTCCAGAATTTAAGCCTGATGGGCTGGAAGCCACCCTCAATCGATCG AGCAAGTGGCTTGTAGCTGCCCTTTTTGGTGGTGTCATTCTTTGGAGGCATGATGTAGAAGCTATGTGGGCTGCTATGGGGTCTGTTGTAAATGTGATGCTCTCACTTAAGCTCAAACGTATACTAAACCAAGAGCGACCTGTTTCCACATTGAAATCTGACCCTGGGATGCCATCTTCACATGCGCAATCCATTTTCTTCACTGTCACGTTTACTTTTCTGTCAA TTATTGAATGGCTAGGGATAAACGAAATCACCATAGCAATCGGTGTTCTTGCCTTGGCATTTGGTTCTTACCTT TCATGGCTACGGGTCTCACAACTCTTTCATACAGTAAGCCAAGTTGTCGCGGGAGCTGTCTTGGGAACCATTTTCTCTATTCTGTGGTATTTTTCTTGGGATGCTATTGTGCTAAAAGCATTTAACTCCTCATTCTGGGTTCAAGCAATTGTTGTTCTGGGAGCTGCTGGATTTTGCCTAGGCTTTCTTGTACACGTAGTTTGTTATTGGCTTAGGGATGAGGATGAAATCTCTAAATAG
- the LOC126732475 gene encoding uncharacterized protein LOC126732475, with protein sequence MPTFTAIALDTLLEPGASKSVDKTMPSSKPPNSRPIPNPKLERRNSTSVTERRVKRPQMTPALYATPKATPLPDSPTSFPPSPYIINHKRRGPRLMKSYSEDDVSSRQKTDEKVNGNKNNAETEVDHSTDDISVTFSIPGPNEEHVNGDRDCEVGCHNSEPGCSNGELESSNLELGSSSKSNGVTREESLKLERDGDSEYFFDPQDSLSVTSITDVEDNSGAERLVKLTPPTGEFYDAWEDLPSEAELREMRLSLLLEIEKRKQAEEALNNMQSLWQRLGQQLSLVGLALPADPTVIAEGEQPDCDPAEELCQQVDVSRFVSESIGRGLARAEVEMEMEAQIESKNFEIARLNDRLHFYEVVNREMYQRNQDALEMARHQRQIRKRRQRWVWGSIAAVITLGTAALAWSYLPTGRESSSTEHFQNPEGDDAAN encoded by the exons ATGCCGACGTTTACTGCTATTGCTTTAGATACATTGTTAGAACCTGGAGCTTCAAAATCTGTCGACAAGACTATGCCTAGTTCAAAGCCTCCGAATTCAAGACCTATCCCCAATCCAAAGCTGGAGAGGAGAAATAGTACGTCAGTCACCGAGAGAAGAGTTAAACGCCCTCAGATGACTCCAGCACTCTATGCCACTCCTAAGGCGACCCCGCTTCCAGATTCACCCACATCATTCCCACCTTCCCCGTACATCATTAACCACAAACGGCGTGGGCCACGTCTCATGAAGAGCTATTCTGAGGATGATGTATCCTCCCGCCAGAAAACTGATGAGAAGGTCAATGGGAATAAGAACAATGCTGAAACCGAGGTTGACCATTCAACTGATGATATTTCTGTTACTTTTAGCATTCCTGGCCCTAATGAGGAGCATGTGAATGGTGACCGTGACTGTGAAGTTGGGTGCCATAACAGCGAACCTGGGTGCAGTAATGGGGAACTTGAGAGCAGTAACTTGGAACTTGGAAGCAGTAGTAAAAGTAATGGTGTGACTAGGGAAGAGTCGTTGAAGCTTGAAAGAGATGGTGATTCTGAATATTTCTTTGATCCACAGGATTCACTTAGTGTTACAAGCATCACAGATGTAGAAGATAATTCTGGGGCAGAACGTTTAGTGAAGCTTACCCCACCAACGGGGGAGTTTTATGATGCTTGGGAAG ATTTACCCTCTGAGGCTGAATTGCGTGAAATGAGATTGAGTCTATTGCTGGAAATAGAAAAGCGGAAGCAAGCAGAAGAAGCCCTGAATAACATGCAAAGCCTGTGGCAGAGGCTTGGGCAACAGTTATCTCTCGTGGGATTGGCACTCCCTGCTGACCCCACTGTTATAGCAGAGGGTGAGCAGCCTGATTGTGATCCTGCAGAAGAGCTCTGTCAACAGGTAGATGTTTCTAGGTTCGTATCAGAATCTATTGGGAGGGGTCTTGCAAGGGCTGaggtggagatggagatggaagCTCAGATTGAGTCAAAGAACTTTGAGATTGCTCGATTGAATGACAGACTCCATTTTTATGAGGTTGTGAATCGGGAAATGTATCAGAGGAACCAAGATGCTCTAG AGATGGCACGACATCAAAGGCAAATCAGGAAAAGAAGGCAGAGGTGGGTTTGGGGTTCAATTGCTGCTGTGATCACACTTGGCACTGCTGCCTTAGCATGGTCATACCTTCCAACAGGAAGAGAATCCTCTTCCACTGAACATTTTCAGAATCCTGAGGGTGATGATGCAGCCAATTAA
- the LOC126732473 gene encoding mannan endo-1,4-beta-mannosidase 7, whose product MKHLAFAILLSILIHQQCFHIHVEAGDGFIRTRGVHFLLNGNPYYANGFNAYWLMYMASDPSQRSKVSAVFSEASRHGLTVARTWAFNDGGYRALQYSPGSYNEQAFKGLDFVIAEARRYGIKLILSLANNYDSFGGKKQYVNWARNQGQYLTSDDDFFRNPVVKGYYKNHIKTVLNRYNSFTGIHYKDDPTIMAWELINEPRCTSDPSGRTIQAWIMEMASHVKSIDRNHLLEAGLEGFYGQSTPQRKGLNPSLEIGTDFIANNRIPGIDFATVHTYPDQWLSSSNEQYQLSFLNNWLNAHIQDAQYILRKPILLTEFGKSTKDPGFSTHQRDLLFNTVYYKIYSSAKRGGAAAGGLFWQLLTEGMDSFRDGYEIVLSQSPSTANVIAQQSHKLNQIRKIFARMRNMERWKRARAIRRAQWLARNGGKQIGN is encoded by the exons atgaAGCATCTAGCTTTTGCTATTCTATTGTCCATTTTGATCCACCAGCAGTGCTTTCACATTCATGTTGAAGCAGGAGATGGTTTCATCAGAACCAGAGGAGTGCATTTTCTGCTGAATGGAAACCCTTACTATGCCAATGGCTTTAATGCTTACTGGTTGATGTATATGGCTTCTGACCCATCTCAAAGATCCAAAGTTTCTGCTGTCTTTAGTGAAGCCTCAAGGCATGGTCTAACTGTGGCTAGAACTTGGGCTTTCAATGATGGTGGTTACAGAGCTCTACAGTACTCTCCTGGCTCCTACAATGAGCAAGCGTTTAAG GGCTTGGATTTTGTTATAGCTGAGGCCAGGAGGTATGGAATCAAGCTCATACTGAGCTTGGCTAACAACTATGACAGCTTTGGAGGTAAGAAACAGTATGTGAATTGGGCTAGAAATCAGGGACAGTACCTGACCTCTGATGATGACTTCTTTAGGAATCCTGTTGTTAAGGGTTACTACAAGAACCATATTAAG ACTGTTCTAAACAGGTATAACAGCTTTACTGGAATTCATTACAAAGATGACCCAACAATAATGGCCTGGGAGCTTATCAACGAGCCTAGGTGCACATCAGATCCTTCAGGGAGGACCATTCAG GCTTGGATAATGGAAATGGCTTCCCATGTAAAGTCCATAGACAGAAATCACTTGCTGGAAGCTGGTTTAGAAGGATTTTATGGGCAATCGACGCCTCAGAGGAAGGGACTCAATCCAAGTCTTGAAATAGGAACAGATTTCATTGCAAATAACCGGATCCCTGGCATAGATTTTGCAACAGTCCACACATATCCTGATCAATG GTTGTCCAGCTCAAATGAACAATACCAGCTTTCTTTCTTGAACAATTGGCTAAATGCTCACATCCAAGATGCACAGTACATTCTTCGTAAACCAATCCTTCTTACTGAATTTGGGAAATCCACAAAAGACCCTGGTTTCAGCACCCACCAAAGAGACCTCTTGTTCAATACCGTGTACTACAAGATATACTCATCAGCTAAAAGAGGAGGTGCAGCTGCTGGAGGCCTGTTCTGGCAACTTCTAACTGAAGGCATGGACTCATTCCGTGATGGGTATGAGATAGTTCTGAGCCAAAGCCCCTCAACTGCAAATGTTATTGCCCAACAGTCTCACAAGCTTAATCAGATTAGGAAGATTTTTGCAAGAATGAGAAATATGGAGAGGTGGAAGAGGGCAAGGGCTATCAGAAGGGCTCAATGGTTGGCTAGAAACGGAGGCAAGCAGATTGGAAACTAG
- the LOC126732471 gene encoding putative pentatricopeptide repeat-containing protein At3g47840 → MVLSVRPIIFRRLFTSSTIAYSECRDLLFSEAKPPPLELAQKTHLVSHVDMLEVNSQLKQLVKAGDLNAARRMFDKMPHRDEISWTNMISGYVNASDSCEALVLFSNMWVQPGVRMDHFVLSLALKACALNMNLYYGELLHGYSVKSSFVNSVFVGSALVDMYTKVGKIQKGCRVFDEMPVRNVVSWTAVITGLVQAGYAKEGLVYFSEMQRSKVEYDSYSFAIALKACADFGALNYGREIHAKTMKKGFNESSFVANTLATMYNKCGKLVYGMRLFEKMRTQDVVSWTTIITTLVQMGQEEHAIEAFMKMKESDVSPNEYTFAAIISGVANLAITECGEQLHAHVLRIGLVDSLSVANSIITMYSKCGQLTSASMVFHGMTRRDIVSWSTIIAAYSQGGYGEEAFEYLSWMRREGPKPNEFAFASVLSVCGSLAILEQGKQLHAHVLSIGLEHTAMIQSALINLYSKCGSIKDASKIFDVAENEDIVSWTAMINGYAEHGCSQKAIDLFVKIHTGGLKPDSVTFIGVLTACSHAGLVDLGFHYFNLMINEYRINPSKEHYGCMIDLLCRAGRLNDAERMIKSMPFQRDDVVWSTLLRACRIHGDVDRGIRAAEEILKLDPNCAGTHITLANIYASKGRLSESANVRKIMKSKGVIKEPGWSWIKVKNLLSAFVAGDRSHPQGEDIYCMLDLLASRTEIAIQEVGSLLNDVED, encoded by the coding sequence ATGGTTTTATCAGTTAGGCCTATTATTTTTAGGAGATTATTTACTTCATCAACCATTGCTTACTCTGAATGCAGAGACCTCCTGTTTTCGGAGGCAAAACCACCCCCATTAGAGTTAGCTCAGAAAACCCATTTAGTTAGTCATGTAGATATGCTTGAAGTTAATTCTCAGTTGAAGCAGTTAGTGAAAGCGGGTGATTTGAATGCTGCTCGTAGGATGTTCGATAAAATGCCTCATAGAGATGAGATTTCATGGACCAATATGATTTCTGGCTATGTCAATGCCTCGGATTCTTGTGAAGCACtggttttgttttcaaatatgTGGGTTCAGCCTGGAGTTCGAATGGACCACTTTGTGCTTAGTCTTGCACTCAAGGCTTGTGCACTCAATATGAACTTGTATTATGGGGAACTGTTACATGGGTATTCAGTGAAATCTAGTTTTGTGAATTCAGTTTTTGTGGGAAGCGCCCTTGTTGACATGTACACCAAGGTTGGTAAAATTCAGAAAGGTTGTAGAGTCTTTGATGAGATGCCGGTAAGGAATGTAGTATCGTGGACTGCCGTTATAACTGGGCTTGTTCAAGCTGGTTATGCTAAGGAGGGACTGGTTTACTTTTCTGAAATGCAGAGATCAAAGGTGGAGTATGATTCATATTCATTTGCTATTGCATTGAAAGCATGTGCTGATTTTGGTGCTCTGAATTATGGGAGGGAAATCCACgcaaaaacaatgaaaaaaggGTTCAATGAGAGCTCATTTGTGGCTAATACTCTTGCTACCATGTACAACAAATGCGGAAAATTAGTCTACGGGATGCGCTTGTTTGAAAAAATGAGGACCCAGGATGTGGTTTCATGGACAACAATTATAACAACACTTGTTCAGATGGGTCAGGAGGAGCATGCAATTGAAGCATTTATGAAAATGAAGGAATCAGATGTTAGTCCAAATGAGTACACTTTTGCGGCTATTATCTCTGGTGTTGCCAATCTTGCAATAACAGAATGTGGTGAACAATTACATGCCCATGTTTTACGTATAGGTCTTGTCGATTCTTTGTCAGTGGCAAATTCCATCATTACCATGTACTCAAAATGTGGGCAGTTGACGTCAGCTTCAATGGTGTTTCATGGTATGACCAGAAGAGACATTGTTTCATGGAGTACTATAATTGCAGCATATTCTCAGGGAGGTTATGGGGAAGAAGCCTTTGAGTATCTATCATGGATGAGAAGAGAAGGACCTAAACCAAATGAGTTTGCTTTTGCTAGCGTGCTGAGTGTATGTGGAAGTCTGGCAATTCTTGAGCAAGGGAAGCAACTACATGCTCATGTCTTGTCCATTGGCTTAGAACACACAGCTATGATACAAAGTGCTCTAATTAATTTGTACTCTAAATGTGGGAGTATAAAAGATGCTTCAAAAATCTTTGATGTGGCAGAAAATGAAGATATTGTGTCATGGACTGCCATGATTAATGGTTATGCTGAACATGGGTGCAGCCAAAAAGCCATTGATTTGTTTGTGAAGATACACACAGGTGGTTTAAAACCAGACTCTGTGACCTTCATCGGTGTTCTTACTGCTTGTAGCCATGCTGGACTTGTTGATCTTGGCTTCCACTACTTCAATTTGATGATTAATGAGTACCGGATAAATCCTTCAAAAGAACATTATGGATGCATGATTGATCTCCTCTGCCGAGCTGGAAGATTAAATGATGCAGAGCGCATGATCAAAAGTATGCCGTTTCAACGGGATGATGTTGTATGGTCTACTCTGCTTCGAGCATGTAGGATACATGGAGATGTTGACCGTGGAATACGCGCTGCAGAGGAGATTCTTAAATTAGATCCAAATTGTGCAGGAACTCATATTACCCTGGCTAACATTTATGCTTCCAAAGGGAGATTAAGTGAATCAGCAAATGTAAGGAAGATTATGAAATCAAAAGGAGTGATTAAGGAGCCAGGATGGTCTTGGATAAAGGTGAAGAATCTGCTTTCTGCTTTTGTTGCTGGGGATCGGTCTCATCCTCAAGGTGAAGATATATACTGCATGTTGGACTTACTAGCTTCAAGGACAGAAATTGCAATTCAGGAAGTGGGTTCCCTTCTAAATGATGTGGAAGATTAG
- the LOC126732474 gene encoding GTPase ERA-like, chloroplastic isoform X2 — MELALLHTYPTLPSNTHYSHFDKVLTAPFNNKTLFPHSTRNPLFQFQFQARNFSRNGNNHSLILSEKELSELQIDEREYETEEEAETTSYSDDDSSFLSLSEKPDRNVALLDDYEMEELDYASNANHRSGYVAVLGKPNVGKSTLANQMVGQKLSIVTDKPQTTRHRVLGICSGPEYQMILYDTPGVIEKKMHKLDSMMMNNVRSAAINADCVLVLVDACKTPQKIDEVLEEGVGNLKDKPPTLLVLNKKDLIKPGEIAKKLEWYEKFTDVDEVIPVSAKYGNGVEDIKAWILSKLPVGPSYYPKDIVSEHPERFFVSEIVREKIFMQYHREVPYACQVNVVSYKTRPAAKDFIQVEVVVEKNSQKIILIGKEGKALKLLATAARLDIEDFLQKKVFLKEIIHLKANHS; from the exons ATGGAGCTAGCTCTACTACACACATATCCAACTCTTCCTAGTAATACCCATTACTCCCACTTCGATAAAGTCCTCACAGCTCCATTTAACAACAAAACTTTATTCCCACATTCTACCAGAAACCCATTattccaattccaattccaagCCAGAAACTTTTCCAGGAATGGGAACAACCACAGCCTTATCTTGTCAGAAAAGGAACTATCAGAGCTCCAAATTGACGAACGCGAATATGAAACCGAAGAGGAAGCAGAGACGACGTCGTATTCGGATGACGACTCGTCTTTCTTGTCTCTGAGTGAAAAGCCCGACAGGAACGTGGCCTTGCTCGACGACTATGAAATGGAGGAGCTGGACTATGCTTCCAACGCTAACCATAGAAGCG GTTATGTGGCTGTACTTGGGAAGCCAAATGTTGGGAAGAGTACACTTGCAAATCAAATGGTAGGCCAAAAACTGTCGATAGTTACAGATAAACCTCAAACGACGAGGCACCGAGTTCTTGGTATATGTTCTGGCCCAGAGTATCag ATGATACTTTATGACACACCTGGTGTTATTGAGAAGAAAATGCACAAGTTGGACTCTATGATGATGAATAATGTCCGAAGCGCTGCAATCAATGCAGACTGTGTACTTGTTCTTGTTGATGCCTGTAAAACGCCCCAAAAA ATTGATGAAGTGTTGGAAGAAGGTGTAGGAAACCTCAAAGATAAGCCACCCACTTTGCTGGTTCTGAATAAGAAAGACCTAATTAAACCAGGGGAAATTGCAAAGAAACTGGAG tggtatgaaaaatttactgATGTTGATGAGGTCATACCTGTGAGTGCAAAATATGGCAATGGAGTGGAAGATATCAAGGCTTGGATACTATCAAAACTTCCAGTTGGGCCATCTTATTATCCAAAG GATATTGTTAGTGAGCACCCAGAAAGATTCTTTGTTTCTGAAATTgttagagaaaaaatatttatgcaATATCATCGTGAAGTTCCTTACGCATGTCAG GTGAATGTTGTGAGCTATAAAACCAGGCCAGCTGCAAAAGATTTTATACAAGTGGAAGTTGTTGTTGAAAAGAATTCTCAGAAGATCATCCTCATTGGGAAA GAAGGGAAGGCTCTGAAACTACTTGCAACAGCTGCTCGACTTGACATTGAAGACTTCTTACAGAAGAAAGTCTTTCTTAAG GAAATTATTCACCTTAAGGCAAACCATTCCTGA